The genomic DNA GGAAAAAGTTAATTTATTCATGAGCACTGCATTTTAGGACTGcatcttcttttattttatcgCGTTGTTTAACAAATGAGTTCACTTTAGAATCAGGTGCAATGAACCGTCATTAGACACTTACCTATTTGACAGAATCATAAAATATttcggtgcagtcctgttgttgAGTTGTTGTCCACCCCTGATTTCGAAATCCCATATTTCAGATGGCCAGATTAATTTTAGTACGCAATGTCCTAATTTACCTAATTGAATCGAATCTAGAACCGAGAAAAGAGAGTCGAAAGAGTCAAACTTTAGCAAAGTTCTAGTAGGTCGAATCCTTATTTAATGGTTTGATACCAGTTTCTTGACTCTCTCTCGATTCATGAAGAATGCACTGAATGAGACAGCAGAAGTCGAATAAATCTCTTCTTAaagttcggccaaaccaacgcgctGATccagcgtgcagcgatggcgctCAATgttttaagtctggtcgccatcgctgcacacCGGCTGATTCGCGTGTGATTGCGTTGGTATGGCTGAATCTTTAGAGTGCAAATCAAACAAACATATTATAGAAGACACAATTTTAATCTCTCGTctttactcatcatcatcagattcaTCCGTTTCTTCCAGGGTTTCTTCGTCTTTGGCTCTGACATTTGCCtccttctttttcttctctGCTCTCTGCGCATACATATCCGCCGCCAGTCTGAACTCGCGTTGTTCTGCTATGTGCTTCGTCTCTTTCTTGCCCCATTGCGTTTTCTCCGAATACCATTTCAGATACTTTTCGTAGTCCTGGAAGgtaatgtaagtaggtaacatttttctttattctttcGAATCAAATAGTGTTCataattttttctttatactGTCTAAACTGAGTTAATAATTTTTGTTTAGATCTTGCTCTATAAATTTCctcacatacctacttattttattactattttaaaaGTACTCACAACTTTAATTTTAGTTTCGTCttctaaaaagaaattgtaAATCTCCATAGGGAGAAGTCCACGAGCGGCAATTCTGAAAACatttcagtaataataatacgagtaggtGCTTACATCATAGAGTAATAAgttgtgaaattattttgttattcatcatgtacctacctaactacattaggtacctactcgagTTCTAAAAATCAATTGTTTTTATTGCGTTCTCTTCTGTTTTAGTTGTATTCTAAcgccggtattcacaaacgatgtttgcttaagtgaagcagaaaatcgaacgcacagcgttgaatagagctctgttattggttcatatgtcaccctgtgcgttcacgcgcactgtcagacctcatattaatgtttgtgaatacgggcgtaagttactAACTTGATTATTCGTTCGGGAGTCAAGAAGCTCTCTAGACCCTCTTTAAGTTGTCCATAGCTGTACCCTCGCAAAACGTAGGCTAGGCTATGGATATCCAGGTCTCGAGGAACTGATTGGTTGCTGCAATTGGTGAACAATGTTTTATCATTATCATGACAAATTCTTTGCCCATTCAATCTAATCTAGTATGTGTGAGCAGTATACTCATTCATCCAACGCTGCAGGAGTCTGAAGACAGCAGAGTACGAAGTGTCCGGGATCAAGACAGCCACCGGGAACAGCTTCAGAAGAGGGCCACTCTTCGTGAGCCACGGATCCACACAGCTGGCTGGTAAGagagtcacttttaatatttcaaaTGTCTGATACTCATTCCTTATTCTCTAGGCTTTTTCTGTTGCTATGCTACAATATATCGGCTCTACTATTTGTCTTTATTAGCCGATTTTCGTCGTTTTAAATGCTGTTGCTTACCCACGACTGTTATTTTGTCACTTTTATTAATCCTCTTCAACAGTTTCTTAGTTATCAAACGCTTCATCACGTCTAATTTCATATTAGAATCTTCTTGTGGTACCTGGAAGAGTTGTATTTGGTACAGAAGCATTTTTGATCTACATAGTACGTAAAACTGTaaaatggatttttttttcataaaatctattttacatttttgtctTCTAATTACGGAAATTCTTTAACTACCTACACCACCCTTTGTGATTTAATGTAGAATGTAGATTATACAATCAGCCTTAGGCTAAAGGATGGACGAGTCTCTTAAGAGTCATGCATCTTACTTTTCTATAGAACAACCGATGAATGTGCTTAATGTAAATGATAGACGGCTGCGAAACTCTTGTGCATGTTATAATTGAACTCATCAGTCGTCCCAACTCAGCCGATGTTAGCGATAAGCTGTGGATATTTGAAAGGTCCAGCTCAAACAATATAGCATctgaaaaaaagaaattatCAATCTTTAGCGATCCGTTGTTGACATAGAGCCTTCCTATTTCTTTGATACAATGCTTGATAACCATAAGGTTGTtgaatttgtttgttttatattatttgtgtTGATATTGATTCTTATGGTGGCTCAAGGCTCGAATTTGGACATCTGGACTGTGCCCTCAGTTGGTACAACCCGTTTGTATATTAGAAACACTGACGTTGaacattttatatgtatattattatggttatCAACAAACTTAACTGTATTACCTGTTATTGTAGCTAAAATATGCACTAGCAAAGTCTTTCCGCTATGCCTGGGTCCTACAAGAAGTACTTTGTGGTAGCCGTGTGTGACTTCTCGGCACCTCTCCCACCAAATGCTTCTTGCTTCGCCGCAAAATTGAAGGGCTCGTCTAAAAAAGGACATGGTTTACTTATTCTTGAATTAATTTCCAAGTTAATAAGGAATCAATTATTCTTACTTCAAGTTAAATCGCTGATCATCCCCAACATAGTTGTGATCTCCTAGAAAATCACCAAGTTGTGTAGGAGGATATTCTTTCAGAATTCCTTTGAAAGCCAAGTCCTATAAATAAACCAGTATCAAAGACTATTCAGTCGAATGACTTACTCtagatttgtttaaaaaatattttctgtgtGTCTTACTTCCATTTTTTCAGCGATGCTCTCGCTCATTTTCgctttaactttatttttctttttctgtcGCTTTTTGGCTTTCTTCATCGGCTCTGGGAATTTTTCGCCATTGTTTTCATAGTCTTTTTTCAGCGCTTTCTTCAACACCTTCAACTCCTGTCTATTTATAAAAAGgattcattattttaaattagtttctctTTTACGAGTATTTTATATCAGAATCCTTACCTCATATCTTCATCAACAGTCCGCATAATACCCAGTTTTACGTCTGCGTATACGTTATTTTTATCAACATCGATCACAAACAACTTTTTAACTTCTAACGCTTCTGATTTATCTAATTCATCCCAATTGTTGCGATACTGTTCAATCACCTTAAAATTGCAAAATTTAGATGAGTTGTCATAAAATTACTCGTAACTTTACATAACCTATGTAAATATATCAAGTACCTCTAATATGTGTTCAGTTTTCTTGGATTCGGGATAGGTGAATCCTGGATGCATAGTCGGATTTTTCATAATCTTTGCCATCAGTTCTGCTtcaatcttttttttaattagttctTCTCTTTTTCTCATCATCTCTTCTTGCTTTTCTTGTAATTTTGCTTGTTTTAGCTGACAATTAAATCATTACTCATATGAAATTAAATACTAGGAAAGATTTCAAGTTAAGTGCCCTCTATGTATACCTGATAAGaagatttgtttttgttagctTTTTTCTCTTCTAAATAGGTTTTGTACGTTTCCCACCATTCAGTGGGCTCCGGTGtttcttctttcataattaatatcgATCCACCCTCGTCGTCATTGGGTATATCGTAGAAATACTGAATATCATCAAACCTGTATGGATAAATTGATCTGATTtgattttatgatttttgttTTCGCAAGTTTCAATAGGTATTGTAGGATAACTTATAACCAGAAGATATTAATTTACTCATTACCATTTTCTTAGCCATTCTCGAACCAAATCACGATAATCTTCCGCAAGATCATCTCCTCTACGATTTATGAAATCTTGTTTGAGTTTCTCACGTGATTCTTGCCATTGTTTCTCAAAATTTTTCCGCTTTTCTGAAGTCAATTGCTTAAGCTAAAAGAATAACATCTTAAGTAGTTTACATAAAATTCAATTTACTTTGATTACCTACTcgttttatgtattttagatAGGTACCTCTGCAGTTTTGTTCATATGAGCATCGTTTGCTTTTCCACATAGTCTTATGTCCAATAATTCATCTTGTTTGCATTCaagtttcttttttcttttaatttcgaAATAAGCTCTACAGTAAATGTTGTGAATTAAAGTTAATTTCGAAACTTATTTGCTTTCTATCTTTTGCTAACTTTTGTTTGCCACTAAATAGGAATTTATCATATTAGATACTTTACCTGCAAactgtttgtattattttagCAGCTCGTTCACGTATTTCCAAGCGGGCTGGTGGGTTCAGTGTTCCTGTTAAGTCCTTTTCCCA from Ostrinia nubilalis chromosome 8, ilOstNubi1.1, whole genome shotgun sequence includes the following:
- the LOC135074282 gene encoding IQ and AAA domain-containing protein 1-like; its protein translation is MSSIITCTRVSQPSIIYIKHIHRLFYRKVPQEDSNMKLDVMKRLITKKLLKRINKSDKITVVASCVDPWLTKSGPLLKLFPVAVLIPDTSYSAVFRLLQRWMNDNQSVPRDLDIHSLAYVLRGYSYGQLKEGLESFLTPERIIKIAARGLLPMEIYNFFLEDETKIKVDYEKYLKWYSEKTQWGKKETKHIAEQREFRLAADMYAQRAEKKKKEANVRAKDEETLEETDESDDDE
- the LOC135074281 gene encoding dynein regulatory complex protein 11-like; the encoded protein is MSSVHLVKVKTAEEEEETENTQEGPVHNWWDEDVLEEELGEKDDEEPETEEMIQTRLMASLIQAHERSRQVIRQITHNKQKRELWEKDLTGTLNPPARLEIRERAAKIIQTVCRAYFEIKRKKKLECKQDELLDIRLCGKANDAHMNKTAELKQLTSEKRKNFEKQWQESREKLKQDFINRRGDDLAEDYRDLVREWLRKWFDDIQYFYDIPNDDEGGSILIMKEETPEPTEWWETYKTYLEEKKANKNKSSYQLKQAKLQEKQEEMMRKREELIKKKIEAELMAKIMKNPTMHPGFTYPESKKTEHILEVIEQYRNNWDELDKSEALEVKKLFVIDVDKNNVYADVKLGIMRTVDEDMRQELKVLKKALKKDYENNGEKFPEPMKKAKKRQKKKNKVKAKMSESIAEKMEDLAFKGILKEYPPTQLGDFLGDHNYVGDDQRFNLKRALQFCGEARSIWWERCREVTHGYHKVLLVGPRHSGKTLLVHILATITVFLIYKRVVPTEGTVQMSKFEP